GTATGCAGGAGATATTTGAACTGGTACATGCAGAAATTATCTCTTCAGGCTATGAAGATAAAATGGCCGGTGGAGTTGTCGTTACCGGAGGTGGTTCTCAGCTACAGTTTGCCAAAGAACTTTGTGAGCTTATGTGTGCTACTGATGCTCGTATAGGCTACCCTAACGAGTACATGGGCAAGAGTAAAATAGAAACCGTTAAAAGCCCGATGTATGCGACTTCAGTGGGCCTGGTATTATCGGGGTTTAAAGCCATAGACGAGCGTAATATGGAGTATATCCGTAAAAAAAGTAAAGAAACGCCAGGCAATAAACCCAAGAAAGAAAAAGAGCAACAGGCTCAGGGATCAGTATTTTTCCGCAGAATGCTGGAAAAGACTAAAAAAATATTAATTGACGATTTTGATGACAAAGAGAACTACTAAGTTTTCTTAACTATAAAAAATTAACCACGGTAAATCACTAAACTCCTTTTGACTATGCCTGACAAAAGTTATGAATTCGATCTACCCACTCAACATAAGTCTATAATCAAAGTAGTAGGTGTTGGTGGTGGAGGTAGCAATGCTGTGAACCACATGTATAACCAGGGTATCAAAGATGTAGAGTTTATCATCTGCAATACCGATGCTCAGGCTTTGGAAACCAGTCCCGTACCTAGCAAGCTACAGATAGGTGGAGAACTTACCCGAGGACTGGGGGCTGGAGCTAACCCTGAAAAAGGCAAAGCCGCGGCTATAGAAAGTAAAGAAGATATACGCGAACTCCTGAGTACAGATACCCGCATGCTGTTCATCACCGCCGGTATGGGAGGTGGTACCGGTACAGGTGCTGCTCCTGAGATTGCCAAAGTAGCTCGCGAACTGGGCATACTCACCGTAGGTATCGTAACTCAGCCTTTCGGTTTTGAAGGCAAGAAGAAGCAGCGTGCGGCCGAAGAAGGTATCCGCGAACTCAGAAACAATTGCGATACCGTGATTGTGATCCTCAACGACAAGCTTAGAGAGGTATATGGTAACCTTACTCTAACCAATGCCTTTGCACAGGCAGACAACATATTAACCACAGCGGCCAAGAGTATAGCAGAGATCATTACCGTACCGGGCTACATCAATGTGGACTTTGAAGATGTGAAGACCGTTATGGCCGGATCAGGAGCCGCCGTGATGGGCTCAGCCAAAGCCGAAGGGGAGCATCGGGCCATGCGTGCTGCCGAAGAAGCCCTTTCTTCACCCCTGCTGGATGATAAAAACATACAGGGAGCCAGAAAGATCTTACTATCCATCCGCTCAGGTGAGCAGGCAGAGATGCAGATGGATGAGTTGACAGAGATCACGGACCACATACAGACTGAGGCGGGTGACGAAGCAGAAGTAATCTTCGGTCATGGTATAGACGAAACTCTAGGTGATGCCATCATGGTAACTGTAATCGCCACGGGTTTTACCAATGACCCGGAGCCAACGGATGAAGAGGAAACCAAAAGAGTTTATGACCTGGACTCAAGCCAGCGAATAAAAAAGGAAGATGAGCAGGATGCTGCCGGACCACCGGACAATCCGCCACAGCATATTTCTAATACTCCTACGCCCCCTTCACCTCCCTTTGAAGTAGAAGGAATGGAAGAAGATGAGCCGGAAGAAGATTACTCGCATCAGGAGAAAGAGCGCCTGGAAGAAGAAGAAAAATTGTTTCGTGAGATGTCATCCAGCAAGCGTTACCTGATGATGAAGGAAGCCTATGAGCGTAAGCTCAAACTCAAAGGGCGTAAAAGCATAAGCTCACCTGAAAACAACGAAGATGTTTTCAAAAAAGAAGACTTCTACAATCAGCCAGCTTATGTAAGAAGAAATATTCATCTGTACAGCGCACCAGCATACAATGACAGAAATGTATCTCGTTACTCGCTGGATGATGACGATAACATCATAGGAAACAATAAATTTCTACATGACAATGTAGACTAAACCGTTTTCTAAAACGAAATAAGCTGATCAGCTTGCGCATAGAGCATCTCGTTGTAGACTTTATGAGTAAGCTGATTTTCTTTTAGGTGGATATGCACCTCACCCATCTTCACTTTAAGGGCCAGCACATGCATCCCCAAATAATTGAGCACATCCGTAAAATGGCTTAAGGCAATACTCGCCCCTTGTACTCCGGCGGATATTCCTACCAAAGCGCACTTTTTTCCTTCCAGCCCACTGGGGTAATCCATACCGTCAATAAACGCTTTGAGCACCCCCGGATAAGAATTGTTGTATTCAGGAATAATGAAAACAAACTTTTGATGTTTATTAAAGGCTTCTCTAAAAAGATTGAAGCTATTATTCTTTCCATTATTCTCATACAGGGCAGTAGCTGTAAAATCAGCAGGTAGATCTATGAGGCTTAAAATTTGACTTTCTATGTTTTTTTCAGCTAGTATTTTTTGGTAATACTCAGCAATAGTGGCAGACAGTGCATTTTTTCTGTTGGTGCCCACAACAATCGTAATCATCTATAAAAAATTAAATATTTAAAATAATAGGTGGCGCTCAGCATAAAGTTAAACTCTACAATACTTTAACCTTGAAAATAAAGTACAGGTTCAGACTTTATTTACGCAATAAGAACTAGCATAAAGGGTAAATAGGAGGCAATTAGCAGAGAATATATTTGTAAGCAAAACAACATTCTCAAAACTGTTAGCCAGATGTATGAGTTTTGATGATGACTGAACATAAAAACAATGAACATCCGCATCAGCACCAAGGTAAGCCAATCTTATACTTCAGTAATGCAGGGTTTTAATGAACAACTGTTTCTCCGGCTTAACCCTCCTTTTCCTCCCGTTAAGCTTGTTCGTTTTGATGGTTGTAAAAAGAATGACATCGTAGCCCTTGAACTTAGCTTTATTTTATTCAAACAAAAATGGGTTAGCCAAATACTGGAAGAGCACCTGAACGAAACAGAGTTTTACTTTGTAGATTTTGGAACCAAACTTCCTTTTTTTCTCAAATACTGGAAACATCAACATCGTATACTTAAGTATAATAACGAGGCGGTCATCGTAGATGATATACACTTTAAGACTCCTTTTTTTCTTCTTGATTTTTTGCTTTATCCAGTACTTTATTTACAGTTCCTGTACCGAAAGCCTATTTACAAGAAAGTATTTGCAGATTAGCGGAACAGGAAATTTTTAACATATCCGCACAAAGTTGTTTTCTTCTATTTGTTTTGCCTAAATTTAGAACGCTCAGGTTAAAAGAAGGCGAATGCATTTCTATGCATTAAGATTTTTTGGCAATACCTGATGTATTAAGTAACAAATTTTTATGTTTACGCTAAACTAAGCTAAACCAATGATTATAGGCGTTCTTAAAGAAGAAGCTGATACCCGGGTAGCGCTTACCCCGGATGTAGTGAAAAAACTAACCGAACACAACCAATTACTCATCGAGAAAGACGCAGGTAGTAACACTTTTATTTCTGATCAGGAATATGAGGAAGTTGGAGCCACCATAAGTGACAGAACTGAGGTGATCTCTAAATCTACTTTACTTATAAGCATCAGGCCCCCGGCCGAAGAAGTGCTCTCTAATTTACCCCAGGGAGCATCAGTAATTTCGTCTTTTAGACCTTATGAAGACAATGCTATTGCTGAGCAGTTGAGTAAGTTCCCAATTAATGTTTTTAGTATGGACATGATGCCACGGACTACCCTGGCACAGGACAAAGATGTGCTGTCGTCTATGGCATCAATGGCTGGCTATCGTGCAGTACTGGAAGCAGCAACTCATTTGCCAAGGTATTTTCCTATGCTTACTACTGCTGCAGGGAGTATTCCTCCGGCCAAAGTACTAATTTTAGGTGCAGGGGTTGCAGGACTGCAAGCGATTGCAACTGCTAAGAGATTAGGCTCTGTGGTGGAAGCTTTTGATACGCGTTCAGCAGTAAAAGAGGAGGTACAGAGCTTAGGAGCTAAGTTTGTAGAAGTAGAAGGGGCCCGCGACGATAAAGCCGCTGGTGGATATGCCGTTGAGCAAACAGAGGAATACAAAAACAAGCAGCGCGAACTTATCTTTGATCGCTCGGTCAAGTCTGATGTCATTATTACTACAGCATTGCTAAGAGGTAAAAAAGCTCCTATTCTTATTACCAAAGAAATGGTAGAAGCCATGAAGCCCGGGAGTGTTATTGTAGATCTCGCGGCTGCTGGTGGAGGAAATTGTGAGCTTACACAGAATGACGCTACTATCAGCCATCATGGTATTACTATTATTGGAGACTCCACATTAGAAGCTAAGATGCCTATGCACGCTAGTCAGCTCTTTGCAAAAAATGTGTTCAACTTCCTTAAAGTGCTACTCAAAGACGGAGAGCTGCAACTGGATATGGAAAACCCTCTGGTTAGTGGTACCTGTATTGTACAGGAGGGAAAGAATGTTTACCAAGTAAAATAGAAACTGAAACTATCATAATCCTACCTTTTTATGGATGCACTCATCAGCTTTATCAGCGAAAACTTGTTAATGGTATATATCCTGGTTTTTGCCATATTTCTAGGAACAGAAGTCATATCTAAAGTGCCTACAGTACTACATACCCCTCTAATGTCAGGTGCTAATGCAATTAGTGGAGTTGTAATTATCGGCGCGATTTTGCTTATCCGCCAGGCCGAACCACAAAATTACTTTGTGCTTACCCTGGGCTTTATCGGTATTGCGCTGGCAAGTATCAATGTGGTAGGTGGGTATGCCGTGACTGACCGTATGCTGGATATGTTTAAGAACAAGAAAAAGAAGAAATAACCAAACTTCTCAACCGCTAGAATACACAATCAATGACAACCGCTCTTTACGACTTTATATATCTTATCAGTATCATACTGTTTATCATTGGACTAAAAAGATTAAGTAGTCCTGATACTGCACGAAACGGAAACCTGGTAGCTGCCGCTGGAATGGGGATAGCTATCGTCGTTTCTCTGGTATATCCTCTGGAAACCGCGCAAAACAACTATGCCTGGATTGCAGGAGGTATAGTTTTAGGATCTGTAGTAGGTATAACCGCCGCTAAAAAAGTACAGATGACAGCCATGCCTGAGATGGTATCACTATTTAATGGACTTGGAGGAGCCTGTGCTCTTGTAGTTTCTTTAGTAGAGTTTTACAATTACCCTGAAGGAGTTTCTCTTCTCAATGGGCAGGTATTTACCACATTATTTGCTCTTTTTATCGGTAGTATTTCTTTTACAGGAAGTTTAGTAGCATACGGAAAACTACAGGGGTTTTTACGCGATTCTCTTCAGGTCCCTTTTCCAAAAGTAGTAAATGCCATTTTACTCATATCAGTAATTGGTATCATGATTTATATTATGATGCTTCCTTCAGTTGACTTCAACTGGGCATTAATTCTTATGACTGTTTCACTGATTTACGGTATTACTTTTGTCACTCCTATTGGAGGTGGAGATATGCCAGTAGTAATCTCCCTGCTAAACTCATTCACCGGAATAGGTGCAGCTCTGGCCGGACTAATTTATAACAACCAGGTAATGCTTGTGGGAGGAATTCTAGTAGGAGCATCAGGTACAATTCTGACTATTCTTATGTGTCAAGCTATGAACCGTTCTCTATTCAATGTAATTATAGGAGGCTTTAGCAGTAGTGGTGGAGCTGCTGGAGGTAGCAGAGAGCAAATAGTGAAAGAAGTTATACCTTCAGACCTGGCCATTGAACTCAAATATTCAAGCAAAGTAATGGTGGTACCAGGTTATGGTCTTGCTGTTGCACAAGCCCAGCATGCAGTGCATGAATTAGAGAGCATGTTAGAAGAGGAAGGCGTGGATTTTAAATACGCAATTCATCCTGTCGCAGGTCGAATGCCCGGTCACATGAACGTACTCCTGGCAGAAGCCGATGTCCCTTATCCTAAGCTTCTCGAGCTTGAAGAAGCTAATAAAGAATTAACCTCCACTGATGTAGTGTTGGTAATTGGTGCTAATGATGTAGTAAACCCTGCAGCTAAAGATGATCCTTCTAGTCCAATACATGGTATGCCAATATTAGAAGTAGAGAAAGCCAAAAGTGTAATTGTGTTGAAGCGTAGTATGAGTACAGGCTATGCCGGTATACAAAATCAGCTATTCTTTGGAGAGAAAACCAGAATGCTTTTCGGAGATGCAAAAGCTTCCATCAATAAACTTAAAGAAGAGGTGGATCAGGCATAAAATATTACCATAGCATAATAAAGAGCCTTGTTCAAAGATAGAGCAGGGCTTTTTTATTTGCATTCAAATATTGCCGAGGCCTCAGAAGTAAGTTTTTCAGGATTGTTTGAAAAAAAGTTAATTATTTTTTGTGAAGTGTTTGTGCTTTAAAAATTCTACCTTACCTTTGTCATCCCTTCAGACGGAAAGGAAATTTAAAAAGTTGAAAGATTGATTTTAAGCCAAGTAAAAGTTTGTAAAGCAATATTCAAAGCCATCCAAGCTTTCCAAAAATAAATTTCAGAAAGTTGTTGGTAGTTTAAAAAAGAATGTTGACCTTTGCGCTCCCTTCGGAAATAAACAATAGCAGATTGTTTAGGGGAGGCGGTTGAAGAGGTGGAAAGGGGTGTTTTGGTGAGGAATTAAATTGACATATTGAGTGGATTTAACTGCTTGTTTATCTGGAATTAGGGTAAGCGATTTAGGTTTAATTTTCGGGAATGATTCAGAAAAAAAACTTAAAAAAAAACTTAAAAAAAACTTAAAAAAAACTTAAAAAAAACTTAAAAAAAACTTGAAAAAGTTTTGGTGGTTAAAAAAGAAATTCAGACCTTTGTCATCCCAATCACAAAAAGAAAGAAATTAAAGAAAAGGGAATTAAAACTTTCGCGAGTAAGAAAAGATTGGAAATTGACTTAGAGGGGTTGAATCAGCGAGACATTAAAAAGACTACAATCGGTAGTCAGTAAGTATTAAGACTTTATTTTATCGGATTGGCGGAAGCTAATGAGGTAATCAAGGTGGAAAGGAAGCGAAAGGTTTTCTGGAAGCAATAAGTTCTTTGAGAGAATGACAGACAGCAAGCGAAATAGGAACAGGTAATATACCTGATCATACCTTTGAGCAGCCGGGACTCGTTGTAAGATACATACTTACCTTAGGGTAAGATAAAGATTTATTACAATGGAGAGTTTGATCCTGGCTCAGGATGAACGCTAGCGGCAGGCCTAATACATGCAAGCCGAACGGTAACAGGTTCTTCGGAACGCTGACGAGTGGCGAACGGGTGCGTAACGCGTATGCAACTTGCCCACTACTGGAGGATAGCCCGGGGAAACTCGGATTAATACTCCATAATGCAGGGGATTCGCATGGATCTATTGTTAAAGATTTATCGGTAGTGGATGGGCATGCGTAAGATTAGCTAGTTGGTAGTGTAATGGACTACCAAGGCGACGATCTTTAGGGGGTCTGAGAGGATGATCCCCCACACTGGTACTGAGATACGGACCAGACTCCTACGGGAGGCAGCAGTAGGGAATATTGGGCAATGGGTGAGAGCCTGACCCAGCCATGCCGCGTGCAGGAAGACGGCCCTCAGGGTTGTAAACTGCTTTTCTACGGGAAGAAAGAGGTTGTGCGCAACCAATTGACGGTACCGTAGGAATAAGCACCGGCTAACTCCGTGCCAGCAGCCGCGGTAATACGGAGGGTGCAAGCGTTGTCCGGATTTATTGGGTTTAAAGGGTACGTAGGCGGGTGTCTAAGTCAGTGGTGAAAGCCCACAGCTCAACTGTGGAACTGCCATTGATACTGGATGTCTTGAGTATAGTAGAGGTGGGCAGAATTCATGGTGTAGCGGTGAAATGCATAGATACCATGAGGAATACCTATAGGGAAGCCAGCTCACTGGACTATTACTGACGCTAAGGTACGAAAGCGTGGGGAGCGAACAGGATTAGATACCCTGGTAGTCCACGCTGTAAACGATGCTCACTCGGTGTTGGCGATATATTGTCAGCGCCCCAGCGAAAGCGTTAAGTGAGCCACCTGGGGAGTACGCCCGCAAGGGTGAAACTCAAAGGAATTGACGGGGGTCCGCACAAGCGGTGGAGCATGTGGTTTAATTCGATGATACGCGAGGAACCTTACCTGGGCTCGAATGGCTTCTGACAGGACCAGAGATGGTCTTTTCTTCGGACAGAAGTCAAGGTGCTGCATGGCTGTCGTCAGCTCGTGCCGTGAGGTGTTGGGTTAAGTCCCGCAACGAGCGCAACCCCTAGGTTTAGTTGCCAGCACATAATGGTGGGGACTCTAGACCGACTGCCTGCGCAAGCAGTGAGGAAGGCGGGGACGACGTCAAGTCATCATGGCCCTTACGCCCAGGGCTACACACGTGCTACAATGGCACATACAGGGGGTAGCGACACGGTAACGTGAAGCCAATCTCGGAAAATGTGTCTCAGTTCGGATTGTGGTCTGCAACTCGACCACATGAAGTTGGAATCGCTAGTAATCGCGCATCAGCAATGGCGCGGTGAATACGTTCCCGGACCTTGTACACACCGCCCGTCAAGCCATGGGAGTTGGGAGGACCTGAAGACAGTTGCTGCAAGGCGCTGTTTAGGGTTAAACCAGCGACTGGGGCTAAGTCGTAACAAGGTAGCCGTACCGGAAGGTGTGGCTGGAACACCTCCTTTCTGGAGCGTGTCCTTGGAGCTCACGCTTGTTGTCTGTGCATCTTCTCAAAAAAAAACTTATAATGAAATTGAATTACTAAACAAAGGAGATAAATAGGGAGACTTATTTATCTGGTGCAGGAGCTGAAGCGTATTAGTGTTTGGCAAGCATGAGGGATCATGAGAGAAAGCAGCCACGCGGCTAGAGAGCTAAAGGCTAACCGCTAAGCAGTGAAAAGCTCTAAAGACAAAAGAGGGCTTGTAGCTCAGGTGGTTAGAGCGCTACACTGATAATGTAGAGGTCCGTGGTTCGAGTCCACGCAAGCCCACGCTTCATGAGCGATAAGCGATTGAAACCGGGGAATTAGCTCAGCTGGCTAGAGCGCCTGCTTTGCACGCAGGAGGTCAACGGTTCGACTCCGTTATTCTCCACAAACAGCTTTGTCTGTTGTTATCAAGATAAGTAGAAAGAAGTTCTGCTTAAATTTAATGAAGACTGGTAGAAGGGTCTATAAAGATAGATTGCTTTATACTACAATATCAGATGCTGATAAGTATATACTAAAAGAGCCGTTTTAGTATGACTGTTAGCTGTAGACTGGTACAAAGTTCTTTGACATGATGTAAGAGAGAAGTCAAGCTTAATTAAGAGCATAAAGAAAGTTGAAAAGGGCGTATGGGGGATGCCTTGGCTCTCAGAGGCGATGAAGGACGTGATAAGCTGCGATAAGCTGCGGGGACTGGCACACACAGGCTGATCCGCAGATTTCCGAATGGGGCAACCCAACTGGTTGAAGGCCAGTTATCCGACTTGTCGGAGGCGAACCCGGAGAACTGAAACATCTAAGTACCCGGAGGAAGAGAAAATAAGTAATGATTCCCGTAGTAGTGGCGAGCGAGGCGGGAAGAGCCCAAACCGGTATAGTTACGGCTATGCCGGGGTTGTAGGACTTGCATACGATATCAGGCATGAACTTGAAGCGATCTGGAAAGATCCACCATAGGGGGTGATAGTCCCGTAAAGGTAAGTAATTGATATTAGCGAGTATCCTGAGTAAGGCGGGACCGGAGAAATCCCGTTTGAATCTACCAGCACCATCTGGTAAGGCTAAATACTACTGAGAGACCGATAGTGAACTAGTACCGTGAGGGAAAGGTGAAAAGTACCGTGAATAACGGGGTGAAATAGAACCTGAAACCATACGCTTACAAGCGGTCGGAGCCCTTTAGTGGGGTGACGGCGTGCCTTTTGCATAATGAGCCTACGAGTTACGATCTCTGGCAAGGCCAAGCGGTTAGAGCCGAATAGCCGAAGCGAAAGCGAGTCTGAATAGGGCGTATAGTCAGGGGTTGTAGACGCGAAACCTAGTGATCTACCCATGGTCAGGGTGAAGTGACGGTAACACGTCATGGAGGCCCGAACCAGTAAACGTTGAAAAGTTTTTGGATGAACTGTGGGTAGGGGTGAAAGGCCAATCAAACTGGGAAATAGCTCGTACTCCCCGAAATGCTTTTAGGAGCAGCGTTAGGGTTGAGTCTGACAGAGGTAGAGCTACCAATAGGACTAGGGGGAGTCACATCCTACCAAATCCTGATGAACTCCGAATGCTGTCAGATATACCTAGCAGTGAGGGCTTGGGTGCTAAGGTCCGAGTCCGAGAGGGAAAGAACCCAGACCATCAGCTAAGGTCCCTAAGTATATACTAAGTTGAACTAAGGCGGTTTCGTTGCATAGACAGCCAGGATGTTAGCTTGGAAGCAGCTATCATTTAAAGAGTGCGTAACAGCTCACTGGTCGAGCGACGGGGCATCGATAATACACGGGCATCAAGTATATCACCGAAGCTATGGATAGATTTAATCTGTGGTAGGGGAGCATTCTATGGAGGCCGAAGCTGTGCTGTAAGGCATAGTGGACTGCATAGAAAAGCAAATGTAGGCATAAGTAACGATAATGCGGGTGAGAAACCCGCACACCGAAAGGCTCAGGTTTCCTGATCAACGCTAATCGGATCAGGGTTAGTCGGGACCTAAGGAGTAGGCGAAAGCTCAATCCGATGGACAACGGGTTAATATTCCCGTACTGGCTTATTATAGTGATGGGGTGACGGAGCAGTGACAGACTCGCGCACTGACGGAATAGTGCGTTGAAGCCCGTAGGTATACTTTTGGTAGGCAAATCCGCCGAGAGTGCTGAAAGGTGATAGTACCGCGAGGCTACGGCCAAGCGGATAGTAGTCGTAATCATACTTCCAAGAAAAACCTCTAAGCGTTTAGTAATAAGCTACCCGTACCGTAAACCGACACAGGTAGCCGGGAGGAGAACTCTAAGGTGCTCGAGTGAGACGTGGCTAAGGAACTAGGCAAAATGGTCCTGTAACTTCGGGAGAAGGGACGCTTCCTCTACTTTGGTAGAGAAGCCGCAGTGAATAGGCCCAGGCGACTGTTTAACAAAAACACATGGCTTTGCAAAATCGAAAGATGAAGTATAAGGCCTGACACCTGCCCGGTGCTGGAAGGTTAAGGGGGGATGTTAGGGGTAACCCAAAGCATTGAACCGAAGCCCCAGTAAACGGCGGCCGTAACTATAACGGTCCTAAGGTAGCGAAATTCCTTGTCGGGTAAGTTCCGACCTGCACGAATGGTGCAACGATCTGGGCACTGTCTCAGCCACGCGCTCGGTGAAATTGTAGTTCCGGTGAAGATGCCGGATACCCGCCACGGGACGGAAAGACCCCATGAACCTTTACTATAGCTTCACATTGACATTGGGTAAAAGATGTGTAGGATAGGCGGGAGTCTAGGAAGCGGTGTCGCTAGGCATCGTGGAGACAACCTTGAAATACCGCCCTTCTTTTATCTAGTGCCTAACCCTAACGGGGACAGTGTGTGGTGGGTAGTTTGACTGGGGTGGTCGCCTCCTAAAAAGTAACGGAGGCTTCCCAAGGTGCCCTCAATGCCGTCGGTAACGGCATGTGGAGTGCAATAGCATAAGGGCGCTTGACTGTGAGACCTACAAGTCGAGCAGGGACGAAAGTCGGGTATAGTGATCCGGTGGTTCCGCATGGAAGGGCCATCGCTCAAAGGATAAAAGGTACTCTGGGGATAACAGGCTGATCTCCCCCAAGAGCTCACATCGACGGGGAGGTTTGGCACCTCGATGTCGGCTCGTCACATCCTGGGGCTGGAGAAGGTCCCAAGGGTTGGGCTGTTCGCCCATTAAAGTGGCACGCGAGCTGGGTTCAGAACGTCGTGAGACAGTTCGGTCCCTATCTGTGGTGGGCGTAGAAAGCTTGAGAAGTTCTGACCTTAGTACGAGAGGACCGGGTTGGACGAACCGCTGGTGTGCCGGTTGTGGTGTCTACTGCACCGCCGGGTAGCTACGTTCGGAAAGGATAAGCGCTGAAAGCATCTAAGCGCGAAACCTTCTTCAAGATGAGGCTTTCCTTGAGGGTCGTGAGAGACGATCACGTTGATAGGTGGCAGGTAGAAGTATAGAAATATATGTAGCTGAGCCATACTAATTACCCAATAGTCTTTCTTATGCAGATCTTTACTTAAGTTTACCTCTCTCTTACACGTTTCATGTCAACAATATTAGTGGTAGTCAGTTGAGTTCGCTCAACACACCCAAGATCTTAGGGTGGCTTTAGCGCCGGGGATCACCTCTTCCCATTCCGAACAGAGAAGTTAAGCCCGGCAGCGCCAATGGTACTGCTATCCGCGGGAGAGTAGGTCGCCGCCTTTCTATAATTAGCCTTGTGAGCTTTGTCTTGCAAGGCTTTTTTTTGCCCTTTGCCTTCCCATACAGCCTATCACTCGCCATTCCCCTACTCCTACCCCACTACCTTCAGTCTAACCCATCTTCTAAATTAAGTCCTCTTCTAACTTACTCAACTCTTTCCCCCCATCCATATACCAAAGCTTACACCGTATCCCTCAATCAAATTAAACGCATAAGACAATGCCCTATAAAATCCTACGGTGGTATACTATCATCTTTACTCATTGATTTTACAACAGGAAGGTAGATATTAGATCATGAGCTTTTGATAACTTTGGTATCCTTTGGTCTTAACTCAACATTGCATGATGAAAATTTGTATAGTATTGAAAGGTAAAAGCTAATCATGAAAGCATAGGGATAGGCCTTTTTAGTATAAAAAATATGAGGTTATAGGTCGTCAAACCTATGTAACAGGCACAAATGAAGCAGCTCCAAAGGACTTAATTGTAGTAAAAAAGATTAGCTCCAATTTAACTATTAATGTAAAAGCAAAAATTTATAAGGAAGTCAACTTGTTTTAGGCTAAATGTCCGGCGCTTTGTAGTTGGAGCTTTACCAAATTACTATAGTCCCCCTCTAGTTGGTTAAGTTCATCATGCGTACCCTGTTCTACTATTTGTCCGCTTTTTAATACATAAATTTGATCAACTTTCTTAATTGTTGCCAGGCGATGTGCAATGATAATCGTAGTTCGGTTCTCCATCAAACGATCTAGAGCCTGCTGCACCAGATTTTCAGATTCTGCATCAAGAGAACTGGTAGCCTCATCTAAAATTAAAATTTCTGGATTTTTTAAAATAGCACGAGCAATAGCAATTCTTTGTCTTTGACCTCCAGATAATTTGACACCTCTTTCTCCTACTAAAGTATCAAAGCCTTCAGGAAAAGTCTCTATAAATGATTTGGCATTTGCTTTCTCGGCAGCTTCTTGAATTTCCTCAAAACTAGCTCCAGGTCTACCATACATAATGTTTTCACGAATTGACCCACCAAATAATATGACTTCCTGAGGAACAATACCTACATGATGACGATAAGCCAGCAAATCATATTTATTAATGTTCTGCTTATCTAATAATATTTCTCCCTGGTCGACATTGTAATAGCGTAGTAACAGTTGAGTAATTGTAGATTTACCTGCTCCACTATGTCCAACAAGTGCAATCTTTTCTCCTCTGTTAATTGTAAAGTTAATCTTGTTTAGTACCTGAATATCATTGCGCGTAGGATAAGAAAAGTCAACGTTCTTAAATTCAATCTGACCTTTAATGTTTAATTGATTTTTGCCACGATAATATTGAGTAGGGTCGAGCTCTTCCTGCTTACTCAAAATAGCAAGCACTCTTTCAGAGGCACCAACTGCTTTTTGAACCTGACCATATAAATCACCAAGACCTGCGATAGATCCTCCTATAAGGGTGGTGTAAAGCACAAAAGAAATTAATTCACCTACAGTGAGTGTTCCAGCTTCTACAAGAGAAGCACCATACCATATAACAGCCACAATTCCGC
This window of the Porifericola rhodea genome carries:
- a CDS encoding ABC transporter ATP-binding protein, whose amino-acid sequence is MTDNNTANKTAYSSEKKVKLNKRSFQSLLGIYKFIIPYKWQFIVGILSLVFSSLSLLTFPLASGELIDVASGNSSWISESINTIALILLAVFFIQSIFSFVRVYFFAQVNEKSMADVRLALYSKLMSLPMTFYDQHRTGELISRITSDVSLLQSTFSTTLAELLRQMATLLIGVVVISFMAPQLTAFMLATFPVLVILAVLFGKKIRKLSKTTQDQLADTNIIVEETLQAIQAVKSFTSELFEIKKYNASLTAVVGTALKAAVYRGLFISFVIFALFGGIVAVIWYGASLVEAGTLTVGELISFVLYTTLIGGSIAGLGDLYGQVQKAVGASERVLAILSKQEELDPTQYYRGKNQLNIKGQIEFKNVDFSYPTRNDIQVLNKINFTINRGEKIALVGHSGAGKSTITQLLLRYYNVDQGEILLDKQNINKYDLLAYRHHVGIVPQEVILFGGSIRENIMYGRPGASFEEIQEAAEKANAKSFIETFPEGFDTLVGERGVKLSGGQRQRIAIARAILKNPEILILDEATSSLDAESENLVQQALDRLMENRTTIIIAHRLATIKKVDQIYVLKSGQIVEQGTHDELNQLEGDYSNLVKLQLQSAGHLA